In Balaenoptera ricei isolate mBalRic1 chromosome 7, mBalRic1.hap2, whole genome shotgun sequence, a single window of DNA contains:
- the EEF1B2 gene encoding elongation factor 1-beta, which produces MGFGDLKSPAGLQVLNDYLADKSYIEGYVPSQADVAVFEAVSGPPPADLCHALRWYNHIKSYEKEKASLPGVKKALGKYGPANVEDTTESGATDSKDDDDIDLFGSDDEEESEEAKRLREERLAQYESKKAKKPTLVAKSSILLDVKPWDDETDMAKLEECVRSVQADGLVWGCSKLVPVGYGIKKLQIQCVVEDDKVGTDMLEEQITAFDEYVQSMDVAAFNKI; this is translated from the exons ATGGGTTTTGGAGACCTGAAAAGCCCCGCCGGCCTCCAGGTGCTCAACGACTACTTGGCGGACAAGAGCTACATCGAAGG GTATGTGCCGTCACAAGCAGATGTGGCAGTATTTGAAGCAGTCTCCGGCCCACCACCTGCCGACTTGTGTCATGCCCTACGTTGGTATAATCATATCAAATCTTACGAAAAGGAAAAGGCCAG ccTGCCAGGAGTGAAGAAAGCTTTGGGCAAGTATGGCCCTGCTAACGTGGAAGACACCACAGAAAGTGGAGCTacagatagtaaagatgatgatgACATTGATCTCTTTGGATCTGATGATGAGGAG gaAAGTGAAGAAGCCAAGAGGCTAAGAGAAGAACGCCTTGCACAGTATGAGTCAAAGAAAGCCAAAA AACCCACACTTGTTGCCAAGTCTTCCATCTTATTAGACGTGAAACCTTGGGATGATGAGACAGATATGGCAAAACTAGAGGAGTGCGTCAGAAGCGTTCAAGCAGACGGCTTAGTCTGGGGCTGTT CTAAACTAGTTCCGGTGGGGTATGGAATTAAAAAACTTCAAATACAGTGTGTAGTTGAAGACGATAAAGTTGGAACGGATATGCTGGAGGAGCAGATCACTGCTTTTGACGAGTATGTGCAGTCTATGGACGTGGCTGCGTTCAACAAGATCTAA